From Proteiniborus sp. MB09-C3, the proteins below share one genomic window:
- a CDS encoding YbaB/EbfC family nucleoid-associated protein — MARGGFPGMGNMGNMMKQVQKMQKQMADLQKELDEREVEASAGGGAVTVKVNGKKTVLEVTIDKDVVDPDDVEMLQDLILAATNEALRNAEEMVSKEMQKITGGMNIPGLF, encoded by the coding sequence ATGGCAAGAGGTGGATTCCCAGGAATGGGGAATATGGGAAATATGATGAAACAGGTTCAAAAAATGCAGAAGCAAATGGCGGATTTACAAAAGGAATTAGATGAAAGGGAAGTAGAAGCGAGTGCTGGTGGTGGAGCTGTAACTGTAAAGGTTAATGGGAAAAAAACAGTATTAGAAGTAACTATAGACAAGGATGTAGTAGATCCAGATGATGTTGAGATGCTTCAGGACTTAATATTAGCTGCAACAAATGAAGCTTTAAGAAATGCAGAGGAAATGGTGAGTAAAGAAATGCAAAAGATAACTGGAGGAATGAATATACCAGGATTATTTTAG
- the recR gene encoding recombination mediator RecR, producing the protein MEYFAPPLASLIEEFSKLPGIGRKTAQRLAFYVLNMNTNDVDELANAIMNAKRNIKYCSVCSNLTDTDPCFICSNTKRDQTTICVVEDPRDVIAIEKTKEFDGLYHVLHGSISPMEGIGPEDIKIKELLKRIQDLDIAEVILATNPTIEGEATAMYISKLLKPLGIKTTRIAHGIPVGGDLEYADEVTLSKALEGRREI; encoded by the coding sequence ATGGAGTATTTTGCACCTCCTTTGGCAAGTCTTATTGAAGAATTCTCAAAGCTACCAGGCATAGGGAGAAAAACCGCTCAAAGACTTGCCTTTTATGTACTAAATATGAATACTAATGATGTAGATGAGCTTGCAAATGCAATAATGAATGCAAAGAGAAATATTAAATATTGCAGTGTATGCAGTAACCTCACAGATACAGATCCATGCTTTATTTGCAGCAATACTAAAAGAGACCAGACTACAATATGTGTAGTAGAAGATCCAAGAGATGTTATAGCAATAGAGAAAACCAAGGAATTTGATGGATTATACCATGTTCTCCATGGAAGCATTTCACCAATGGAGGGTATAGGCCCAGAGGATATAAAAATAAAAGAGCTTCTTAAAAGGATACAAGACCTAGATATAGCAGAGGTGATACTAGCTACAAATCCTACCATAGAAGGAGAAGCCACAGCAATGTATATATCAAAGCTTCTAAAGCCACTAGGCATAAAAACCACAAGAATAGCCCACGGAATACCAGTAGGCGGAGACCTAGAATATGCTGATGAAGTAACACTTTCAAAGGCATTAGAGGGGAGAAGGGAAATATAA
- a CDS encoding class I SAM-dependent methyltransferase, whose protein sequence is MNNKYDKCVNEWNNIFSKEIPNVPTKSTSGNETLDKGIRWICNGTEKILDFGCGNGTMLFLCAINGTKLNIGIDLSEKAIEVAEKRAEQMTQGEFDFSQGGIDKLKNIDDSEVDAVILSNIIDNLYPDDAEVLMNEVERVLKENGKVLVKVNPYVTTEQISEWNIKVVKDNLLDDGLILWNNTTDEWIKFFERKFDIRQYEEIYYPEYEQYNRMFWLVKRI, encoded by the coding sequence ATGAATAACAAGTATGATAAATGTGTGAATGAATGGAATAATATTTTTTCAAAGGAAATACCTAACGTTCCAACGAAGTCAACCTCTGGAAATGAAACCCTTGATAAAGGAATTAGGTGGATTTGTAATGGGACAGAGAAAATTCTCGATTTTGGATGTGGCAATGGCACTATGCTATTTTTATGTGCTATAAATGGAACAAAACTTAATATTGGAATTGATTTATCAGAAAAGGCAATTGAAGTTGCAGAAAAAAGAGCAGAGCAAATGACGCAAGGAGAATTTGATTTTAGTCAAGGCGGAATTGATAAATTAAAGAATATAGATGATTCAGAGGTTGATGCAGTGATTTTATCTAATATTATAGATAATTTGTATCCTGATGATGCAGAGGTTCTAATGAATGAAGTGGAGAGGGTTTTAAAAGAAAATGGTAAAGTTTTAGTTAAAGTGAATCCATACGTAACAACAGAACAAATATCAGAATGGAATATAAAGGTTGTAAAGGATAATTTACTTGATGATGGATTGATTTTATGGAATAATACAACAGATGAATGGATAAAGTTCTTTGAAAGAAAATTTGATATAAGACAATACGAAGAAATTTATTATCCCGAATATGAACAATATAATAGAATGTTTTGGCTTGTTAAGAGAATATAA
- a CDS encoding DUF6438 domain-containing protein, with protein MFEYIRLKRIMCYGTCPVYSVIVHNEGNVIYNGEIIIKRNGGITSAKVFYTF; from the coding sequence ATGTTTGAATATATTAGATTGAAAAGAATAATGTGCTACGGGACTTGCCCCGTTTATAGTGTAATAGTACATAACGAGGGCAATGTAATTTATAATGGGGAAATTATTATAAAGCGTAATGGAGGGATAACAAGTGCAAAAGTATTCTATACATTTTGA
- a CDS encoding GNAT family N-acetyltransferase produces MELIVPCKKYYSSYIDAIKEFSEYKVDTYQFLDASKYDIFEKIENFKTGKNLPLNYVKATYLWLVEDDEFIGEVSIRHELTDSLLCFGGNIGYGIRYSKWNKGYGTIMLSLALKHAKEVVGLNKVLITCNDNNLGSARVIEKNFGLLQDKIINVIDGVERITRRYWIEIN; encoded by the coding sequence ATGGAATTGATAGTACCATGTAAAAAATATTATTCATCTTATATTGATGCTATAAAAGAATTTTCTGAGTATAAAGTTGATACTTATCAATTTTTAGATGCATCAAAATATGACATCTTTGAAAAAATTGAGAATTTTAAAACAGGCAAAAATTTACCGCTTAATTATGTTAAAGCAACATATTTATGGCTAGTAGAAGATGATGAGTTTATCGGAGAAGTATCAATTCGTCATGAATTAACTGACTCTTTGTTATGTTTCGGTGGTAACATAGGATATGGTATTCGATATTCAAAATGGAATAAAGGATATGGCACAATTATGCTTTCTTTGGCCTTGAAGCATGCAAAAGAAGTTGTTGGCTTAAACAAGGTTTTAATTACATGTAATGATAATAATTTAGGTTCTGCCCGTGTTATCGAAAAAAATTTTGGATTATTGCAAGACAAAATTATAAATGTGATTGATGGTGTTGAGAGAATAACAAGAAGATATTGGATTGAAATTAATTAA
- a CDS encoding DUF6438 domain-containing protein, which yields MFEYIKLQRTVCYGTCPVYSVIVDNEGNVSYHGEMFVYKSGEHHWKVSKKKVEGVSY from the coding sequence ATGTTCGAATACATAAAATTGCAAAGAACAGTGTGCTATGGAACTTGCCCTGTTTATAGTGTAATAGTAGATAATGAGGGTAATGTAAGTTATCATGGAGAAATGTTTGTATATAAGAGCGGGGAGCATCATTGGAAGGTATCAAAGAAAAAGGTAGAAGGGGTAAGTTATTAG